In Candidatus Zixiibacteriota bacterium, the genomic stretch TATAATCAGGTTTCCGTTTACAGTCGCTTTGGGAAACTCGTCTTTGACCATTCGTTCCAGATCCTGCTGATCATTTTCAACCATCACCCGGTAGGCCGGTTTGGTACCGATCAGTCCCATAACAGGACCGGATTTAATCATTTTGCCTTTGTCGAGAATAGCGACTTTATCGCAGATAGTTTCCACCTCGGCCAGCAGGTGGGAGTTGAGAAAGACGGTTTTGCCGGATTTTTTCAGGTCCAGCAGGATATTACGGATTTCATGACGTCCGATCGGATCAACGCCATCGGTAGGCTCGTCGAGGAAGATCAACCAGGGGTCGTTGATTAACGCCTGGGCCAATCCCAACCGCTGCATCATCCCCTTGGAATATTTTCTGATCCTGGTATCACGCCACTGAGTCATGCCGACGAGTTCCAGCAGATTATCGGCGGCGGTTTTTATTTCCTTTTTTGACATCCCGGTCATGCCGCCGTAACATTGCAGAAACTGAAAACCGGTCATATAGGAGGGGAAACGGTGATTTTCGGGGAGATAGCCAATTCGGCGCCGGGCTTTCCAGGAATTTATTTCATGGCCGTTGATAGAAGCAGTTCCACCGTTGGGATGAAGGGAGCCCAGGAGTATTTTCACCAGGGTAGTTTTACCGGCCCCATTGGGTCCAAGCAAGCCGAAGATTTCTCCTTTGGCCACCTCCAGGCTGACATCGGAAAGAGCCTGGATCGGGCGGCCGCCAACTCCTCCGGAAAAACGCTTGGAGAGGTTTTGTATTTTGATACTCTGGCTTGAATCAGTCATGTTTTGTTCGATTTCCGAAATGTCGAATTGTCCCACAGTTAAATTATTGTGATCCGGATTAATTAAGACAATTTTACTATGGATGGCAAATAAAAAGCGGTTGTTCGGGGGAACTAACAGGGCGCATAAGCATATTGCTGTTCGGCAGGATTATACTGCCCTGGCCAGCGACACCAGACCCCAGATAACCAAGCCGATAATAATCAGGGGAATGGCCAGAGTGGCCACGGCCATTCCGATTCCGACCACCGCGCCGATCAGACCGGCGACAAGCCCGATAAAACCGCCAATCAAGCCGATAGCCAGACCGAACAGGCCGGCCAGAAGCTCAAAGCCGCCGCCAAAGAGTATTAAAATCAGGAGGACGATTAATATCCCCGTCAGGATCGATTTAGTCATGAGATGCCATCACTCCTTGTTTTTTTTAAATATACGGCCATGACGGACGGGTGGTTTCATATATCGCGATATGGGAGTCGTTCCGGGATTTAAAAGACAATAATAATTTCGAGATTTATCTTTCGACTTTTACATTTCGTAAAAACAGCGCCGCCTCTTCCGGGGCGACGGTGTTGATATAGATTCCCGAGCCGATTTCAAAACCGGCGGTAATGGCTATTTTGGGGATAATGACCATGTACCAATGAAAATATCGGGCATCTTCATCGCCTATCGGGGCCGATCTGATAATGTAATTATAATCGGGGTTATGCAGGCCGAAATATAGTTTGCCGAGAATTTCCCTTAAAATCCAGGCCAGTTCATCCTGTTCTTCGGCGGAATCGAGGTTAAGGAAACTGGGGATATGTCTTTTGGGATAGATTCGGCACTCGAACGGAGAGCGGGCGGCATAGGGGCAGAAAGCCGCGAAATTATCGGTTTCTTCGATGATTCTTTCCTTTTGGTCGATTTCTTCGCGGACCATGTCGCAGTAAACGCAACTGCCGAAATCATCATAGTACTGCACGGCCTGTTCTATGGGATAGCGGACATGAGGCGGGACAATCGGGGTGGCGATTATCTGCGAATGGGGGTGGGCCAGCGAAGTCCCGGCCCGGGCTCCGTGATTGCGGAATATTGTCACCAGGTTGATTTTGTCGTTTCGACTTATTTCGGTCTGGCGGAGCTGGTAAGCGCGGAGAATATTGGCCACTTCATCAAGAGTCATCAGGGCCGGATTCATGTCGTGGCGGGGATGCTCAATAACGACGTCGGCAACTCCGAAGCCCTTGGCGGCCATAAAATTTCCGACCCGCGTCCGGGTTACGGCCAGGTCCGGTTGCAGAGAGGCATATTTGTTGGGCACCACCCGAACCTGCCAGTTGTCATTATCCGGAAAAACGTAAACCGGTTTTTCGGTCTGGTTCTCATTATCGCGACAGAACGGGCAATCGGGCTCATAATCATTGAGGGTTTTTATCGGCGGTTGATTTTTGTGGTAATCAGATGGTCTTTTGCCTCGTTCCGGGGCCAATATAACCCATTCCTTGGTGGCCATATTCTGTCTGAATTCCGGCATGATAACTCCTGATAAAAATGTAATTCCCTCACCCAGGAATACAAGATTAAAATTATACGATCAATGGTCGTCGCTCCGGAGAAAATCCGGCTGTCATGATCGATACTATTTAATACGTTTTTGAAATTTCGGTTCACCTCGCGAAAGCAGATTGGCCAACTGGATATAGGAGTTGAGTTTTTTATCCATGTCGGCCGCTATTTCGGGCAGGGAATCGGCCAGGTTTTTTTCCAGATAGGGGGTATCATTCAGATTGAACAATTGTTTAAGGGCGTTAACCCAGTGAAAATAGAACTTATTTCCGACAATCATCCCGGTTTTTTCTTCATCGACAATAACGGCGAAGCCGGGATCATCTTTTCCAAGATGGAACTGATCCCGTCCCCAGGAATGGATTTTGGCTTTCGATAGAATCAGTCCGGCCAGGGTGGGAATGATATCCACCTGGCTGGCAGTGCGATCGATCGTAATGGCGCTGTCGCCAAGTATTCCCGGGGCGTATATGAGCAGGGGAATATGAAATTTATCCGGGTCAAGAGGGTAACGGCTGGACTGATGGGGGCAATGATCGGCCGTGAAGACAAAGATGGTACTGTCGAACACCGGATTGCCCCGGAAACCATCGACCAGCTGACCGATAGCCCAGTCGGAATAATAGAAAGTATTCAGCCGATCGTAATCGGGGACGGTATCGGCGTACAGTTTGAATCGGTCATCGGGGATGAGATATGGTTCATGGTTACTGATAGTCATAATGGTCAGGTTAAACGGGCGCGGATAGCGGTCGATATCTTTAACCAGTTTTTTAAAGACGACATGATCGAAAATCCCCCATTTACTCAGGCGCTCGGTATTATCGAAGGCTTTTTCGCCGTAGAATTTGGAGTAACCGACGCTTTTGAGAAAGCCGCGCATGTTATCGAACTCGATATCGCCGCCATAGGTAAAAATCGAAGTGTAATCGAAATCATCCAGCACCTGCGCCAGAGAGCGAAAGGGATAATCGGCGGCGTATCGTTTCATAATAGAGCGGCCAGGGAGCGAGGGAAAGGAGCAGGTGACGGCCGGAATTCCGCGATTGGTGCGAATGCCGTTGGCATAGAAATCGGTAAACAGGATACCATGTCTGCTAAGGCTGTCGAAACATGGGGTCAGGCCGAGGTTTGAACCCAGAATCCCGATTTGGCCGGCCGCCCAGCTTTCCATAATGACCAGGACGATATTGGGATGAAAGCCGAGGGTATATTCAGGTTCAGTCACATAGTCAAGGCTGTAGTTTCCCGGGTTGGGATCGGGATTCAGCTCCAGCATGCCCGCCACGGTCTTATACGCCTCGTCATTATCATAGAAGGAAAAGCGATGGATATGATATCCAAACAGGGTTTTACCGTCTTTGAGCTCCTCGTATATGGAATGAGACAATGAGAAAACAGGATTAAGAGAAAGCTGATTTAGAAATTGGCTATCACTGAAAAAAGCGATTCCCCAGTCGATTCCTTTCATCCCCAGCCGTCCCCTGATACCAAAGGCCAATAGAGCGGTGACGATCAAATATATCAGGCCGTTTCTGAAAATTCGGCGGGGCGAATGATAACTGGAGAAACGGATGAAAATCCATCTTATGACATACATAAATAAAACAGCGGTGACAATCCAGATCGGCAGTAAGAACCAGAATGAGGTGTCGGCTTCAATGCTGTAAAAGAACATCCCCGGCGATTCAAGATATTCGATGGCCCAGTAATTCATGCGACTGCCGAAGTGCTCAAAAAATCTCAGTTCCGCGACGCTGATGAAGAGCGATAGGATAAAAACGACAGCCAGCGGCAGGATAAAAACCGCCCGGTCGAGCTTTCGTTTGAAGTTGATGAATGGCAGAAGGGAAATTAAAAAGAGGGGGAGTATTATTATTGATACGACGGAGGTATCGAATCGGAATCCGAGCCAGAAAGAATGAAGCAGTTCGACAAACGGGCTATCTCCGACCAGATGCCGGTAATACAGCAGGAACATCAGCCTCATCAGGGTCCCGATAATAATACCAAGCAGATAAATACCGAACCAGATGGAGACTTTGTTGGGGATTCTTTTATACCATGTCATTCTTATAATACGCTTTTAGCGGTCTTAAACCCGGTATATTAATTGTATCCTTGGGCCGCCGATCGATCTCTTTCCTTATGTAATTGTTACAACCAGCGAGCGTCGGTGCCGTTCCAGTAGAAAATTCTTTCCTCGCGGTCTTTTTCCTCGGCCACCAGCCAGTAGAGAGTCCCGGAAGGAACTTTTTCGAAGACCAGCGGTCCGGTTCCGGCGGTTTTTTTGCCAAACGACTGCCACTCGTTATTATTCCAGAAAAGCAGTTCATATTCCACCCCGGGTGTCAGTTTGACACGAGCGACACCATCGGTCGAGGGAGCGTGTTCCATGGTGGTGGTTTCGGTGAGGCGGAGGGTGACGGTGTTAATGGTATCGGCGGCAAACCGGGCCGTGGTATCGCCAAGAAGGACCGGCGCTCCACAGGGGACGATGCTTTTATCGAGATACAATCCGGGAA encodes the following:
- a CDS encoding sulfatase-like hydrolase/transferase: MTWYKRIPNKVSIWFGIYLLGIIIGTLMRLMFLLYYRHLVGDSPFVELLHSFWLGFRFDTSVVSIIILPLFLISLLPFINFKRKLDRAVFILPLAVVFILSLFISVAELRFFEHFGSRMNYWAIEYLESPGMFFYSIEADTSFWFLLPIWIVTAVLFMYVIRWIFIRFSSYHSPRRIFRNGLIYLIVTALLAFGIRGRLGMKGIDWGIAFFSDSQFLNQLSLNPVFSLSHSIYEELKDGKTLFGYHIHRFSFYDNDEAYKTVAGMLELNPDPNPGNYSLDYVTEPEYTLGFHPNIVLVIMESWAAGQIGILGSNLGLTPCFDSLSRHGILFTDFYANGIRTNRGIPAVTCSFPSLPGRSIMKRYAADYPFRSLAQVLDDFDYTSIFTYGGDIEFDNMRGFLKSVGYSKFYGEKAFDNTERLSKWGIFDHVVFKKLVKDIDRYPRPFNLTIMTISNHEPYLIPDDRFKLYADTVPDYDRLNTFYYSDWAIGQLVDGFRGNPVFDSTIFVFTADHCPHQSSRYPLDPDKFHIPLLIYAPGILGDSAITIDRTASQVDIIPTLAGLILSKAKIHSWGRDQFHLGKDDPGFAVIVDEEKTGMIVGNKFYFHWVNALKQLFNLNDTPYLEKNLADSLPEIAADMDKKLNSYIQLANLLSRGEPKFQKRIK
- the galT gene encoding galactose-1-phosphate uridylyltransferase, with the protein product MPEFRQNMATKEWVILAPERGKRPSDYHKNQPPIKTLNDYEPDCPFCRDNENQTEKPVYVFPDNDNWQVRVVPNKYASLQPDLAVTRTRVGNFMAAKGFGVADVVIEHPRHDMNPALMTLDEVANILRAYQLRQTEISRNDKINLVTIFRNHGARAGTSLAHPHSQIIATPIVPPHVRYPIEQAVQYYDDFGSCVYCDMVREEIDQKERIIEETDNFAAFCPYAARSPFECRIYPKRHIPSFLNLDSAEEQDELAWILREILGKLYFGLHNPDYNYIIRSAPIGDEDARYFHWYMVIIPKIAITAGFEIGSGIYINTVAPEEAALFLRNVKVER
- a CDS encoding ABC transporter ATP-binding protein is translated as MTDSSQSIKIQNLSKRFSGGVGGRPIQALSDVSLEVAKGEIFGLLGPNGAGKTTLVKILLGSLHPNGGTASINGHEINSWKARRRIGYLPENHRFPSYMTGFQFLQCYGGMTGMSKKEIKTAADNLLELVGMTQWRDTRIRKYSKGMMQRLGLAQALINDPWLIFLDEPTDGVDPIGRHEIRNILLDLKKSGKTVFLNSHLLAEVETICDKVAILDKGKMIKSGPVMGLIGTKPAYRVMVENDQQDLERMVKDEFPKATVNGNLIILSLEEATQINGLIDLLRDNSIRIISVIPEKISLEESFMRLIRGNIGNE